A single genomic interval of Spirosoma taeanense harbors:
- a CDS encoding LBF_2804 family protein, which yields MSTRPPNNSPGPLDHLAMRYIRQALDTVHPTDEPYVLNPVESRVIRRTKVLTLSFAALLGVLGVLLLYIPQYSWPHIFQNTTVTVFSTVYDLPIVTTLYGLLLVYVEVNLLLALNGFGVKTIMEVCQFPRAHDAQYDRHLQALADAAFEIPNQRLLRFGIDPYLNLPRWGLMIFFLINIAKAALSHIFLKLVAKRLVGRYALRQVTDLAAMPFYAAWNAYASWQVLREAQVRVMAPLTIREFVNELYDEWGSNEQLRPLILEALQYVAILKRQYNYAHFLLTETLVDRFKLRTDATLTGHFAEQAMHAPLEVRQSLERLIVFGVLVDGRLSWFEKRRLRQLRKKGLLTYSPDEIQRIGAEYNQGRGLWV from the coding sequence ATGTCAACCCGGCCTCCGAATAACAGCCCTGGTCCCCTCGACCATCTGGCAATGCGCTACATACGGCAGGCACTCGATACAGTTCATCCTACCGATGAACCTTACGTCCTGAATCCCGTTGAGAGTCGTGTTATCCGGCGTACAAAGGTTCTTACTCTTAGCTTTGCGGCTCTGCTGGGCGTTCTGGGGGTATTACTATTGTACATTCCTCAGTATAGCTGGCCGCATATTTTCCAGAATACGACTGTAACGGTATTCAGTACAGTTTACGATCTTCCCATTGTTACGACCCTCTATGGGCTGCTGCTGGTCTATGTGGAAGTTAATCTTTTGCTTGCGCTGAATGGCTTCGGTGTCAAGACAATTATGGAAGTCTGTCAGTTTCCGCGGGCTCATGATGCGCAGTATGATCGTCACCTGCAGGCCCTGGCAGATGCCGCTTTTGAAATACCCAATCAAAGACTCTTACGCTTTGGTATAGATCCTTACCTCAATCTGCCGCGTTGGGGGCTAATGATTTTCTTTCTCATCAATATCGCCAAAGCAGCATTGAGCCATATCTTTTTAAAATTGGTGGCTAAACGGCTGGTCGGACGATACGCTCTGCGTCAGGTAACGGATCTGGCCGCTATGCCTTTCTACGCTGCCTGGAACGCTTATGCGTCCTGGCAGGTGTTGCGCGAGGCTCAGGTTCGGGTTATGGCCCCGTTGACCATTCGTGAGTTTGTCAATGAGCTTTATGACGAATGGGGTAGTAATGAGCAGCTTCGGCCGCTCATCCTGGAAGCGCTGCAGTACGTAGCAATTCTAAAGCGCCAGTACAACTACGCTCACTTTCTGCTTACTGAGACGCTGGTAGACCGCTTTAAACTGCGAACCGACGCTACTCTGACCGGCCATTTTGCAGAACAGGCCATGCATGCACCACTTGAAGTTCGGCAAAGTCTGGAACGGCTGATTGTGTTTGGTGTACTGGTTGACGGTAGGCTTTCGTGGTTTGAAAAACGGCGCTTACGCCAACTCCGGAAGAAAGGCTTGCTGACGTATTCCCCCGACGAAATTCAACGGATTGGCGCTGAGTATAATCAAGGGCGGGGTCTGTGGGTTTGA
- the gldE gene encoding gliding motility-associated protein GldE has translation MDPSDPLPRQVFPAADGWGTYFDLYGPYVALILLLLTLAGLVSASEAAFFSLSPDDRARCRDSRLVDDQRIAMLLDRPKRLLASLVIFNNLLNIAIVVIVTLLTWEFSQASHQSGWVLSGVTLVTTVAIVLFGEIVPKVYASQNNLRVARRTAPLAQVGLAVFRPLSALLVSLSNQVDKRIQRRGYKLSVEELSQAVELTGSDATTEEKEILKGIVNFSNLTARQVMRTRMDITAVEDDLPFSELLAQINASGYSRVPVYHESLDQLEGILYIKDLLPHIHNDDSFQWQSLMRPAFFIPENKKVDDLLQDFQKRRVHIAIVVDEYGGTRGLVTLEDIIEEIFGDINDEFDDETPIGYRREDERTVIFEGKMLLTDVCRVLNVDATTFEAVQGGTESLGGLLLELFNRLPKPGEKTIYSGFTFDILSADDKRINEVRVTRNTQDEPVPSL, from the coding sequence ATGGACCCTAGTGATCCGCTTCCCAGACAGGTGTTCCCAGCCGCAGACGGCTGGGGCACCTATTTTGATTTATACGGGCCTTACGTAGCCCTGATTTTATTGCTTCTGACGCTGGCCGGTCTGGTATCCGCGTCGGAAGCCGCTTTTTTCTCGCTTTCTCCCGACGACCGGGCTCGATGCCGCGATAGTCGGCTGGTGGATGATCAGCGAATCGCTATGTTGTTGGACCGGCCCAAACGGCTGCTGGCATCGCTCGTCATCTTCAACAACCTGCTTAACATTGCGATCGTTGTCATTGTCACTCTCCTGACCTGGGAGTTTTCGCAGGCGTCGCACCAGTCGGGCTGGGTGTTGTCGGGCGTAACGCTGGTAACCACCGTGGCTATCGTTCTATTCGGTGAGATCGTCCCTAAAGTATATGCCAGTCAGAATAATCTGCGGGTGGCTCGCCGAACGGCGCCCCTGGCGCAGGTAGGGCTGGCGGTGTTCCGACCCCTGTCAGCGTTACTGGTCAGTTTGAGTAATCAGGTTGATAAACGTATTCAGCGTCGGGGCTACAAACTGTCGGTTGAGGAACTCAGCCAGGCTGTTGAGTTAACGGGTTCAGATGCAACTACCGAGGAAAAGGAAATCCTGAAAGGTATTGTCAATTTCAGTAATCTGACGGCCCGGCAGGTAATGCGTACGCGGATGGATATTACGGCCGTAGAGGACGATCTGCCGTTTTCTGAACTGCTGGCCCAGATCAACGCATCGGGCTACTCCCGGGTGCCGGTCTACCATGAGTCGCTGGATCAGTTAGAAGGTATTCTTTATATCAAGGATCTTTTGCCGCATATTCACAACGACGACTCTTTTCAGTGGCAGTCGCTGATGCGTCCGGCGTTCTTTATTCCTGAAAACAAGAAAGTCGATGATCTGCTGCAGGACTTTCAGAAACGGCGCGTGCACATAGCGATTGTCGTTGATGAATACGGCGGAACGCGCGGTCTGGTAACACTGGAGGATATTATCGAGGAGATATTCGGCGATATCAACGATGAATTTGACGATGAAACTCCCATTGGCTATCGACGCGAAGATGAACGAACAGTCATCTTCGAGGGGAAAATGCTGCTAACGGATGTTTGTCGGGTGCTGAACGTAGATGCAACTACATTCGAGGCTGTTCAGGGCGGCACTGAATCGCTGGGTGGACTGCTGCTTGAACTGTTTAATCGGCTTCCCAAGCCCGGCGAAAAAACCATTTACTCCGGCTTTACCTTTGATATTCTATCGGCCGACGACAAGCGGATTAATGAAGTACGGGTTACCCGGAATACACAGGATGAACCGGTACCAAGTCTGTAA
- a CDS encoding DUF3500 domain-containing protein, with translation MIRILFGCLLVGQTLAQTVAPSAPKATSQRVRDEMREAAQTFLQSLTAEQRQQVAFSFEDPERFNWHFVPRERKGLPLKQMNPNQRKLAMSLLRTGLSDQGYGKATSIMDWENVLRVVDNRPPNDTYRDPENYSFTVFGDPTKTEPWSWRVEGHHLSVQFLSLNGKIIAQTPTFFGSNPAIVQFDSTMADKRMANPKVADLPQRGKQILKQESERAFALLNTLTADQRKQTIIAAVAYPEIVTSNKRTASLERMDGLKMSEMTAEQRKLFMDLLQVYLNNYRVTLAKQQLDKLEKNNLENLRFAWAGDLTPQLGEGKGWYYRIHGPTILIEYDNTQTNANHVHTVVRDLTNDWGEDLLREHYQATKH, from the coding sequence ATGATTCGTATTCTGTTTGGATGCCTGCTGGTTGGGCAGACGCTGGCACAGACCGTTGCGCCAAGCGCGCCTAAAGCAACCTCACAACGTGTTCGCGATGAGATGCGCGAGGCTGCCCAGACGTTTTTGCAATCGTTAACAGCCGAGCAGCGGCAACAGGTGGCCTTTTCCTTTGAAGACCCCGAGCGGTTTAACTGGCATTTTGTGCCCCGCGAACGTAAAGGGTTGCCGCTAAAGCAAATGAATCCGAATCAGCGGAAGCTGGCAATGAGTCTGCTCCGGACCGGGCTGAGCGATCAGGGATACGGCAAAGCAACGTCTATCATGGATTGGGAAAACGTCTTACGGGTTGTGGATAACCGGCCGCCCAATGATACCTACCGCGATCCTGAAAACTATTCGTTCACGGTCTTTGGCGACCCAACCAAAACCGAGCCCTGGAGCTGGCGGGTAGAAGGGCATCATCTGTCCGTACAGTTCCTATCGTTAAACGGGAAAATAATTGCCCAGACACCCACCTTCTTTGGTAGTAATCCGGCCATTGTGCAGTTTGACTCTACCATGGCCGATAAACGAATGGCGAACCCGAAGGTGGCTGATTTGCCGCAACGGGGCAAACAGATTTTAAAACAGGAAAGCGAACGTGCCTTTGCGCTGCTGAACACCCTCACTGCCGACCAGCGAAAACAGACCATCATAGCCGCTGTAGCCTATCCTGAAATCGTTACCAGTAACAAACGCACAGCCTCGCTGGAGCGAATGGACGGACTGAAAATGTCTGAGATGACCGCCGAGCAGCGGAAACTGTTTATGGATTTGCTGCAGGTTTATCTGAATAACTACCGGGTTACGCTGGCAAAACAGCAACTGGATAAACTGGAAAAAAATAATCTTGAAAATTTACGCTTTGCCTGGGCGGGCGATCTGACGCCACAGCTTGGCGAGGGGAAAGGCTGGTATTACCGGATTCACGGTCCCACCATCCTGATTGAATACGACAACACCCAGACTAACGCCAATCACGTTCATACGGTTGTGCGTGACCTAACGAATGACTGGGGCGAAGATTTGCTGCGCGAGCACTACCAGGCAACCAAGCACTAA
- a CDS encoding type II toxin-antitoxin system VapC family toxin has product MNVLIDTQILIWIQENNSAVSATARAVLTNPENRIYISKISFFELAIKLKIGKLPGFQITIDELIRQTVQDGINVIELSNRHIAAYNQIPLYADHRDPFDRLLLATALVEKMPVISADEKFNRYQDQLEIIW; this is encoded by the coding sequence ATGAACGTACTCATTGACACCCAGATTCTTATCTGGATTCAGGAAAATAATTCAGCTGTCTCAGCTACGGCCCGCGCCGTTCTTACGAATCCAGAGAACCGTATTTATATTTCCAAAATCAGTTTCTTTGAGTTAGCTATAAAACTCAAGATAGGTAAACTCCCCGGCTTTCAGATTACAATCGACGAATTGATTAGGCAAACCGTTCAGGATGGTATTAATGTAATTGAATTGAGTAATCGCCATATTGCTGCCTACAATCAGATTCCACTTTACGCTGACCATCGCGATCCGTTTGACCGACTTCTCCTGGCTACTGCTTTAGTTGAGAAGATGCCGGTTATTTCCGCAGACGAGAAGTTTAACCGCTATCAGGACCAGTTAGAGATAATCTGGTAA
- a CDS encoding metal-dependent hydrolase family protein, translated as MAQTTYLLKPDRVFDGEAVHEGWVVRVKGERIEAAGPATSVSGNGAEVIDLKGTTLLPGLIEGHSHLLLHPYNETPWDDQVLKEARSLRVARATVHAKKTLMAGFTTVRDLGTEGAEYDDVGLKQAINQGIIPGPRMIVVTKALIATGSYAPKGFSPDINVPQGAEEADGHDALIRAVRTQIGKGADAIKIYADYRWGLMAEARPTFSIDEIRLIVETARSSGRGVVAHAGTAEGMRRAILGGCETIEHGDAGTPDVFALMKQHGTVLCPTLAAGDAVSQYRGWKKGQEPEPERLRQKRVTFKQALDAGVTICAGGDVGVFSHGDNARELEMMVDYGMKPLDVLRSATSVNADVFHLNDRGRIRPGLLADLVAVEGNPVREIADIRRIRLVLKGGILYRQ; from the coding sequence ATGGCACAAACCACGTATTTGCTTAAACCCGACCGCGTATTTGATGGCGAAGCCGTGCATGAAGGCTGGGTTGTACGGGTAAAAGGCGAGAGGATTGAAGCTGCCGGTCCGGCGACCAGCGTTTCGGGAAACGGAGCGGAAGTGATAGACCTGAAAGGCACAACCTTACTGCCAGGTCTGATCGAAGGTCACTCGCATCTGCTACTACATCCCTATAACGAAACACCCTGGGATGATCAGGTGCTGAAAGAAGCCCGGTCGTTACGGGTTGCGCGCGCTACGGTCCATGCGAAGAAAACGCTGATGGCTGGTTTTACGACCGTTCGCGACCTTGGTACGGAAGGAGCCGAATATGACGACGTAGGACTAAAGCAGGCCATTAATCAAGGCATCATTCCCGGACCACGCATGATCGTCGTGACCAAGGCGCTGATTGCAACCGGCAGCTATGCACCCAAGGGATTCAGTCCCGATATTAATGTGCCGCAAGGTGCCGAGGAGGCCGATGGGCACGACGCCCTCATTCGGGCCGTTCGAACGCAGATTGGTAAAGGCGCCGACGCCATAAAAATTTACGCTGATTACCGCTGGGGATTGATGGCCGAGGCCCGGCCGACATTCTCTATTGACGAAATCAGACTGATTGTCGAAACGGCCCGCAGCAGTGGACGGGGCGTGGTAGCGCATGCGGGCACGGCCGAAGGTATGCGTCGGGCAATACTGGGCGGCTGCGAAACCATTGAGCATGGCGATGCCGGAACGCCCGACGTGTTTGCACTTATGAAGCAGCACGGCACTGTCCTGTGCCCAACGCTGGCTGCTGGCGACGCCGTCAGTCAGTACCGGGGCTGGAAAAAAGGACAGGAGCCCGAGCCGGAACGACTTCGGCAAAAACGGGTTACGTTCAAACAGGCGCTGGACGCGGGCGTAACGATCTGCGCCGGGGGCGATGTTGGGGTATTTTCCCACGGCGATAACGCCCGCGAGCTGGAAATGATGGTGGATTACGGTATGAAGCCGCTCGATGTGCTGCGTTCGGCTACGTCGGTAAACGCCGATGTTTTTCATCTGAACGACCGGGGGCGTATCCGGCCCGGTTTACTGGCCGATCTGGTAGCGGTTGAAGGCAATCCAGTCCGTGAAATAGCTGATATACGGCGTATTCGCCTAGTGCTGAAGGGCGGAATTCTTTACCGGCAGTAG
- the uvrA gene encoding excinuclease ABC subunit UvrA, which produces MTTEEKAALTDIDLTGYDQIEVLGAREHNLKNIDVTIPRNKLVVVTGISGSGKSSLAFDTIYAEGQRRYMESFSAYARSFIGDMERPDVDKINGLSPVISIEQKTTSKNPRSTVGTTTEIYDFLRLLYARAGEAFSYVTGRKMERQSQDQIIDTILSQYAGQKTTLLAPVIRGRKGHYRELFVQIAKTGYTKVRVDGVVQDIVPKMQLDRYKIHDIEIVIDRLVPKAEDRYRLSQSVQTALKQGKGAMQMLDGAGQLIYFSQNLMDPESGISYDEPSPNSFSFNSPYGACAVCNGLGVVEEITEESVIPDKSLSISRGAIAPLGEFRELWIFKEIEVILKKYKLNLSTPVTKYPDELLHALMYGTEEEAAVPSKKYPGQDYYSFKFEGIVNFLKRQQENSTDKIQEWLKDFMVVKTCPECEGARLKKESLYFKIDQKNISELARMDISELTDWFNGLESRLTDRQNTIAKEILKEIRKRIGFLLDIGLDYLTLDRPLRTLSGGEAQRIRLATQIGTQLVGVLYIMDEPSIGLHQRDNVKLIDSLKNLRDLGNTVLVVEHDKDMMLESDFILDIGPGAGRHGGQVVGIGTPEEFLRNGSTTADYLSGRRNIEVPAERRKGNGKFLIIKNATGHNLKNVTLKLPLGKMVTITGVSGSGKSSLIHETLFPVLNRHFYKSKREPLPFKTVDGLEHLDKVIEVDQSPIGRTPRSNPATYTGMFSEIRTLFAELPEAKIRGYKPGRFSFNVKGGRCEDCEGAGMKKIEMEFLPDVHVMCETCKGKRFNRETLEVRFKGKSIADVLDMTVEQALEFFASQPKILRKVTTLNDVGLGYITLGQHATTLSGGEAQRVKLAEELSKKDTGKTLYILDEPTTGLHFQDISHLLDVLNKLANKGNTVLIIEHNLDVIKVSDHLIDLGPEGGNKGGQIIAEGTPEKVAEVKGSYTGKFLKMELNG; this is translated from the coding sequence GTGACGACTGAAGAGAAAGCAGCACTTACCGATATTGACCTGACGGGTTACGACCAGATTGAAGTTCTGGGTGCCCGTGAACATAATCTGAAGAACATTGACGTCACGATTCCCCGCAATAAGCTGGTGGTGGTGACGGGTATTAGTGGCAGTGGCAAGTCGTCGCTGGCGTTTGATACAATCTACGCCGAGGGCCAACGGCGCTACATGGAGAGCTTTTCGGCCTATGCCCGCTCGTTTATCGGCGATATGGAACGGCCCGATGTAGACAAAATCAACGGGCTGAGTCCGGTAATTTCCATTGAGCAGAAGACAACCTCTAAAAATCCCCGCTCAACAGTCGGCACTACAACCGAAATCTATGACTTTCTACGATTGCTCTATGCCCGCGCTGGCGAAGCATTTTCGTACGTAACGGGTCGGAAGATGGAACGCCAGTCGCAGGACCAGATTATTGACACGATTTTGAGTCAATACGCTGGTCAGAAGACCACCCTGCTGGCTCCCGTTATTCGAGGACGTAAAGGCCATTACCGCGAATTGTTTGTCCAGATTGCCAAAACCGGCTACACCAAAGTGCGGGTCGATGGCGTTGTGCAGGATATTGTTCCCAAGATGCAGCTGGATCGGTATAAGATTCACGACATCGAGATTGTCATTGACCGGCTCGTTCCCAAAGCCGAAGACCGGTACCGGCTTAGCCAATCGGTGCAGACGGCGTTGAAACAGGGCAAAGGTGCCATGCAGATGCTCGACGGGGCGGGGCAGCTTATTTACTTTTCGCAGAACCTGATGGACCCGGAATCGGGCATTAGCTACGACGAACCCTCGCCCAACTCGTTCTCGTTTAACTCGCCCTACGGTGCCTGTGCGGTCTGTAATGGGCTGGGCGTCGTCGAAGAAATCACGGAAGAATCAGTCATCCCCGACAAGTCGTTGAGTATTAGTCGCGGTGCCATTGCGCCTTTGGGCGAGTTCCGGGAGTTGTGGATTTTTAAGGAGATTGAGGTTATTCTCAAAAAATACAAGCTGAACCTTAGCACTCCGGTTACCAAATACCCTGACGAACTGCTGCACGCCCTGATGTATGGCACGGAAGAGGAAGCTGCAGTTCCTTCGAAGAAATACCCCGGTCAGGACTACTACAGCTTCAAATTTGAGGGAATTGTCAATTTTCTGAAACGGCAGCAGGAAAACAGCACCGACAAGATTCAGGAATGGCTCAAGGACTTTATGGTCGTCAAGACCTGTCCTGAATGCGAGGGCGCCCGCCTGAAGAAAGAATCGCTCTACTTCAAGATTGATCAGAAAAACATCTCCGAACTGGCCCGCATGGACATTTCGGAGCTGACCGACTGGTTTAACGGGCTGGAAAGCCGCCTGACCGACCGCCAGAATACCATAGCTAAGGAAATCCTTAAGGAAATCCGTAAACGGATTGGCTTCCTGCTGGATATTGGCCTGGATTATCTGACGCTCGACCGCCCTCTGCGGACGCTGTCGGGTGGCGAAGCGCAGCGTATCCGGCTGGCTACGCAGATTGGCACGCAACTGGTCGGTGTGCTGTATATCATGGACGAGCCGAGCATTGGTCTGCATCAGCGTGATAACGTCAAGCTGATCGATTCGCTGAAAAATCTACGTGACCTTGGGAATACGGTTCTGGTGGTCGAGCACGACAAAGACATGATGCTCGAATCAGACTTTATCCTCGACATCGGTCCCGGCGCGGGTCGGCATGGTGGTCAGGTGGTCGGCATCGGTACCCCCGAAGAATTTCTGCGGAACGGCAGCACCACTGCCGACTATCTGAGCGGTCGCCGGAACATCGAAGTGCCAGCCGAACGACGTAAAGGCAACGGCAAATTCCTGATTATTAAAAACGCCACCGGTCATAACCTCAAGAACGTAACGCTGAAATTGCCGCTTGGCAAAATGGTGACCATTACGGGCGTGTCGGGCAGCGGCAAATCGTCGCTGATCCACGAAACCCTGTTCCCGGTGCTGAACCGGCATTTCTATAAGTCAAAGCGCGAGCCGCTACCGTTCAAGACCGTCGACGGGCTGGAGCATCTGGACAAAGTAATTGAGGTCGATCAGTCGCCCATTGGCCGGACACCCCGCTCGAATCCGGCTACCTACACGGGTATGTTTTCTGAAATCCGGACCTTGTTTGCCGAACTGCCCGAAGCCAAAATCCGGGGCTACAAACCCGGTCGGTTCTCGTTCAATGTAAAGGGTGGCCGCTGCGAAGACTGCGAAGGCGCGGGCATGAAGAAAATTGAGATGGAGTTTTTGCCGGACGTACACGTTATGTGCGAAACCTGTAAAGGTAAACGCTTCAACCGCGAAACGCTGGAAGTGCGATTCAAAGGCAAATCCATCGCCGATGTACTGGACATGACCGTTGAGCAGGCGCTGGAGTTCTTTGCCAGTCAGCCGAAGATTCTGCGGAAGGTAACGACGCTCAATGATGTCGGTCTGGGTTACATTACGCTTGGTCAGCACGCCACCACGTTGTCGGGTGGCGAAGCGCAGCGGGTTAAATTAGCCGAAGAGTTGTCGAAGAAAGACACGGGCAAGACGCTGTACATTCTCGATGAGCCCACAACGGGTCTGCATTTTCAGGATATTTCGCACCTGCTGGATGTTCTGAACAAACTGGCCAATAAAGGTAACACCGTTCTGATCATCGAACATAACCTGGACGTTATTAAAGTTTCGGACCATCTGATTGATCTCGGTCCCGAAGGCGGCAATAAAGGGGGCCAGATCATTGCCGAAGGAACGCCCGAAAAGGTCGCTGAGGTGAAGGGAAGCTATACCGGTAAGTTTTTGAAAATGGAGCTGAACGGGTAG
- a CDS encoding citrate synthase: MANAAELTVDGKSFSFPTLEGSEHEKAFDISNLRDQTGYVTLDRGYKNTGATQSAITFLDGEEGILRYRGYSIEDLAAKASFLEVAYLLIYGELPTKSQFDQFENAIRHHTIVNEDMRKIFEGFPVNAHPMGVLSSLVSAMSAFYPDSYDERAEDKTDLHIIRLLAKLPTIATWSFKKSQGHPVNYPKNTLNYTANFLHMMFALPVAEYQVDPVVAEALNVLLILHADHEQNCSTSTVRLVGSSRANIYSSISAGINALWGPLHGGANQEVIEMLEDIKADGGDVSKYIDMAKNAKQTGFRLFGFGHRVYKNFDPRAKIIKKAADDVLAKLGVNDPVLDIAKGLEEAALNDEYFVQRKLYPNVDFYSGIIYRALGIPTNMFTVMFAIGRLPGWIAQWKEMREQKEPIGRPRQIYTGPTLREFVSIEQR, from the coding sequence ATGGCAAACGCTGCTGAACTAACCGTTGATGGTAAATCGTTTTCGTTTCCAACGCTTGAAGGAAGCGAACATGAGAAAGCCTTCGACATTTCTAACCTCCGTGACCAAACCGGCTATGTTACGTTAGACCGGGGCTACAAAAACACCGGCGCAACCCAGAGCGCCATCACCTTTTTAGATGGCGAGGAAGGAATCCTGCGCTATCGGGGCTATTCCATCGAAGATTTAGCGGCTAAGGCGTCGTTTCTGGAAGTGGCATATTTGCTCATTTACGGTGAACTGCCCACCAAAAGTCAGTTTGACCAGTTTGAGAATGCCATTCGTCACCATACGATTGTGAACGAAGACATGCGGAAGATTTTTGAAGGCTTCCCGGTCAATGCGCATCCGATGGGCGTTCTGTCGTCGCTGGTAAGTGCGATGAGCGCGTTCTACCCGGATTCCTATGACGAACGGGCTGAGGATAAAACGGATCTGCACATCATTCGTCTTCTGGCCAAGCTACCGACAATAGCGACCTGGTCGTTCAAAAAGTCGCAGGGTCACCCGGTCAATTACCCGAAAAATACCCTCAACTACACGGCTAACTTCCTGCATATGATGTTTGCCCTGCCAGTTGCCGAATACCAGGTGGACCCGGTTGTGGCGGAGGCTCTGAACGTACTCCTGATTCTGCACGCCGATCACGAGCAGAACTGCTCGACCTCGACTGTACGGCTCGTTGGCTCGTCGCGCGCGAATATTTATTCGTCGATTTCGGCAGGCATCAATGCCCTATGGGGCCCACTGCACGGTGGCGCCAATCAGGAAGTGATCGAGATGCTCGAAGATATAAAAGCCGACGGCGGAGATGTTTCGAAGTATATTGATATGGCCAAAAACGCGAAGCAAACTGGTTTCCGACTTTTCGGCTTCGGGCACCGGGTCTATAAAAACTTCGACCCTCGCGCTAAGATTATCAAGAAAGCAGCCGACGACGTACTGGCAAAACTGGGCGTCAACGACCCGGTGCTAGATATTGCGAAAGGACTGGAAGAAGCCGCTCTGAACGACGAATACTTCGTGCAACGTAAGCTTTACCCGAACGTTGATTTCTATTCGGGTATCATCTACCGAGCTCTGGGCATTCCAACGAATATGTTTACGGTGATGTTTGCCATTGGCCGTCTGCCGG
- a CDS encoding S8 family peptidase — translation MKKLLISASVCLLSVAASAQDSQWYLHDKTDGTAGISVDRTYRELLKDRKPTPVLVAVIDGGIDTTHEDLRRVLWVNPKEIPGNGKDDDRNGYVDDIHGWNFIGGKDGRNVSYETAEVTRLYAQLKPKYEGKDRKALKPDQQKEYDLYQKTKAEVEKNQAQYKAQYRGINQFYTQYTTAVSMLKQALNVTKLDTTTLRRAADTLTSATLKRPALGILQVLRQQNAADADALMGELEKYNEQLKGRAEYNYNPDFDSRSIVGDNPDDLNQRDYGNADIMGPRADHGTHVAGIIAADRTNNLGIQGIADAVQIMGVRAVPDGDERDKDVANAIRYAVDNGAQIINMSFGKDYSPQRKVVEDAERYALSKGVLLIHAAGNDGKDIDTAANYPAPRFMDGSAIPNVITVGASAEPNTNDLVASFSNYGKQNVDVFAPGKDIYSTVPGSKYENNSGTSMASPVVAGVAAVLKSYFPKLTYADIKRIILQSATPYKTKVRKPESNDTVEFASLSKTGGIVNLYEAVKLALAQEGAANKGK, via the coding sequence ATGAAGAAACTCCTCATTAGTGCGTCGGTCTGTCTGCTATCGGTGGCGGCTTCGGCGCAGGACTCACAGTGGTATCTCCACGATAAGACTGATGGTACGGCTGGTATCAGTGTTGACCGGACCTACCGCGAACTACTTAAAGACCGGAAGCCAACCCCTGTATTGGTGGCCGTTATTGACGGTGGTATCGACACAACCCATGAAGATCTCCGTCGGGTACTCTGGGTCAATCCAAAGGAGATTCCCGGAAACGGTAAGGACGATGATAGGAACGGCTATGTGGATGATATCCATGGCTGGAACTTCATTGGTGGCAAGGATGGCCGTAACGTCAGCTACGAAACGGCTGAAGTTACCCGACTTTATGCTCAGCTAAAGCCTAAGTACGAAGGCAAAGACCGGAAGGCGCTGAAGCCCGACCAACAGAAGGAATACGATCTTTACCAGAAAACGAAAGCCGAAGTCGAAAAGAACCAGGCGCAGTATAAGGCTCAATACCGGGGTATTAACCAGTTCTATACGCAATACACAACGGCGGTCAGCATGCTGAAACAGGCGCTGAACGTAACGAAGCTCGATACGACTACGCTGCGCCGGGCCGCCGACACGCTGACGAGCGCAACGCTGAAGCGGCCGGCACTGGGCATTTTGCAGGTCTTACGCCAGCAGAATGCGGCCGATGCCGATGCGTTGATGGGTGAGCTGGAAAAGTATAATGAGCAGCTCAAGGGACGTGCTGAGTATAACTATAATCCGGATTTTGACAGCCGTAGTATCGTAGGCGATAATCCGGACGACCTGAACCAGCGCGACTATGGTAACGCCGACATTATGGGCCCTCGCGCCGATCATGGTACGCACGTAGCGGGCATTATCGCGGCCGACCGGACCAATAATCTCGGTATACAGGGTATTGCCGATGCGGTCCAGATTATGGGCGTGCGGGCGGTACCGGATGGCGACGAGCGCGATAAGGACGTAGCCAATGCCATTCGTTATGCAGTGGATAACGGCGCTCAGATCATCAACATGAGTTTTGGAAAGGACTATTCGCCCCAACGTAAAGTTGTTGAAGATGCAGAGCGGTATGCGCTGTCAAAAGGCGTTCTCTTAATTCATGCCGCCGGTAACGACGGAAAAGACATCGATACGGCAGCGAACTACCCCGCTCCCCGCTTCATGGATGGTTCGGCTATCCCGAACGTCATTACGGTCGGGGCCAGTGCCGAACCGAACACCAATGATCTCGTAGCGAGTTTCTCGAACTACGGGAAGCAGAACGTAGATGTATTTGCACCGGGTAAGGATATTTATTCGACCGTGCCTGGTAGTAAGTACGAAAACAACAGTGGTACGAGCATGGCCTCGCCGGTGGTAGCGGGTGTTGCGGCTGTTCTGAAGTCGTACTTCCCAAAACTGACGTATGCCGACATCAAACGTATCATCCTTCAGTCGGCAACGCCTTATAAAACCAAAGTCCGCAAACCCGAAAGCAACGACACCGTTGAGTTTGCGAGCCTTTCGAAAACGGGCGGGATTGTCAACCTGTACGAAGCCGTAAAGCTGGCTCTGGCGCAGGAAGGTGCTGCCAACAAGGGCAAGTAA